One window of the Zea mays cultivar B73 chromosome 3, Zm-B73-REFERENCE-NAM-5.0, whole genome shotgun sequence genome contains the following:
- the LOC103650678 gene encoding uncharacterized protein has translation MADSRGTTPKSGDNDNTSTRPARLRVMRPEVKEFLTSPRRRRPKKQPPPPPPPPPRNVKLKERKNKEKGKAATEEDKFERAQYNCPFQDEGEGGRDFAPPELVWGKVRSHSWWPGQVFDAADASEIALQHRKAGALLIVYFWDRTFAWSSPSALLPFRSNFTRLSAQSTMSSFVSAMDSALQEVGRRVEAGLSCGCFTSSIATKQEVQNSGIRQGAYGAAVDSVYTRDAFHSKTFLDYISALGKKPLAGADLLVLATVKAQLRALNRSRGSRDLPEFEMFEGTDEITEMTHTDGDDTLSRGKKSKRMKSSSKKKTDISKHLDGLKTGSVADSRTLAKKAVGDALSERKSGRTLRSTSKKEDALEGLKRLAKDGIQELTGKSKDAPILKEKNQGHGAGSAHKKGRITEDGYHRLGDSNAKDPIFPGKRRLGHNENSISKRVPISEHGRKKKKLSELMAETGKPNSASSGKSKTRGKRSLHDSAEKTEDPEHHSKDTLMTRKRKKLNTLGDLSSLSEPLSRKKSTKVGELMSKVAGSSMLQAAPAVKANSAVSQTKPRRAKYRQVNAADKSPCPVKVNQGNSEAVSKESLSCGEMLWQLSVAACGLQQREKIVPTSVNFFTGFRKNKFSSSDVNEGMPEKAANTESTLSEQPIADHMQDDYWADILINVEEPLSNLKKKIDESKKRVNKKAPQVKKPPVNSLSTVENVDEPRSEGNQDTGNEEQLRNETKLFSANGSQLNAGTKFGQEMENCFLSGLVLHFSRPCAVPSQCDLIKIFSQYGPVNEVKADVANSASSAQVIFKRRMDAEAAFAGAGKISALGPALVSFRLTDFPASASGNKASHVASKSE, from the coding sequence ATGGCGGATTCGCGTGGAACAACTCCCAAGAGCGGTGACAATGATAACACCTCCACGCGCCCGGCGCGCCTCCGCGTCATGCGCCCGGAAGTCAAGGAATTTCTGACGAGTCCTCGCCGGAGACGCCCCAAGAAGcaaccgcctccgcctccgccccCGCCGCCACGAAATGTGAAGCTGAAGGAGAGGAAGAACAAGGAAAAGGGGAAGGCTGCGAcggaggaagacaaattcgaGCGCGCGCAATACAACTGCCCCTTCCAGGACGAGGGCGAAGGGGGCCGCGACTTCGCGCCGCCGGAGCTGGTCTGGGGTAAGGTACGGAGCCACTCCTGGTGGCCCGGACAGGTGTTCGACGCCGCTGACGCCTCCGAAATCGCGCTGCAGCACCGGAAGGCCGGCGCGCTGCTCATCGTCTACTTCTGGGACAGGACCTTCGCTTGGAGCTCCCCTTCCGCGCTGCTCCCCTTCCGCTCCAACTTCACGCGACTATCCGCCCAGAGCACTATGTCCAGCTTCGTCTCCGCTATGGATTCCGCGCTGCAGGAGGTTGGGCGACGCGTAGAGGCTGGCCTCTCGTGCGGTTGCTTCACCTCCAGCATTGCCACCAAGCAGGAGGTTCAAAACTCTGGTATCCGGCAAGGGGCGTATGGTGCGGCCGTAGACTCTGTCTACACGAGGGATGCCTTCCATAGCAAAACATTTCTTGACTACATCTCAGCACTGGGAAAGAAACCACTGGCGGGTGCTGATCTTCTTGTCCTTGCTACCGTAAAAGCACAGCTGAGGGCCTTGAATCGCTCAAGGGGCTCAAGGGACCTCCCTGAGTTTGAGATGTTTGAGGGCACTGATGAGATTACAGAAATGACACACACAGATGGAGATGATACATTGAGTCGAGGGAAAAAGTCAAAGCGCATGAAgagttcatcgaagaagaaaactgACATTTCCAAGCATTTAGATGGACTCAAAACTGGTTCTGTTGCTGACAGCAGAACATTGGCCAAGAAGGCAGTAGGTGATGCTTTGAGTGAGAGAAAATCTGGACGCACACTGAGATCCACGAGTAAGAAGGAAGATGCTTTAGAGGGTTTGAAAAGGCTGGCAAAGGATGGAATTCAGGAATTAACAGGGAAAAGCAAAGACGCCCCCATTCTTAAAGAAAAAAATCAGGGGCATGGGGCAGGCTCTGCACACAAGAAGGGTAGAATCACAGAGGATGGGTATCATAGACTTGGAGATAGCAATGCCAAGGATCCCATTTTTCCTGGCAAGAGAAGATTGGGACATAACGAAAACTCAATAAGCAAACGAGTGCCCATCTCAGAGCATGgtaggaagaagaagaaactttCTGAACTCATGGCAGAGACAGGCAAGCCTAATTCTGCATCTAGTGGTAAGAGCAAAACTCGAGGGAAGCGTTCGTTGCATGATTCAGCTGAGAAAACTGAGGATCCTGAACATCACTCTAAGGATACATTGATGACTAGGAAAAGAAAGAAGCTCAACACATTGGGGGATTTGTCTTCACTGTCAGAGCCTCTCTCTCGTAAGAAGTCCACAAAGGTTGGAGAACTGATGAGCAAAGTAGCTGGGAGCAGCATGTTACAGGCTGCACCTGCTGTCAAAGCTAATAGTGCAGTGTCTCAGACAAAACCACGAAGGGCTAAGTACAGGCAAGTAAATGCTGCAGACAAATCTCCATGTCCTGTGAAGGTGAATCAGGGGAACAGCGAAGCCGTTAGTAAGGAGTCTCTATCTTGTGGAGAAATGCTATGGCAGCTCTCTGTAGCAGCATGTGGTCTTCAGCAGAGAGAGAAAATCGTTCCTACAAGTGTTAACTTCTTTACCGGTTTTAGAAAGAACAAATTTTCTAGTTCTGATGTCAATGAGGGGATGCCTGAGAAGGCAGCCAACACTGAGTCCACTCTTTCAGAACAGCCCATTGCTGATCATATGCAGGATGACTATTGGGCTGACATTCTCATTAATGTGGAGGAGCCGCTATCTAACCTGAAAAAGAAGATAGATGAGAGTAAGAAAAGAGTAAACAAGAAGGCACCTCAGGTTAAGAAACCTCCTGTTAATTCATTGTCGACTGTAGAAAATGTAGACGAGCCAAGGAGTGAAGGCAACCAAGATACAGGAAATGAGGAACAACTTAGGAACGAAACCAAGTTGTTTTCTGCAAATGGATCTCAACTGAACGCcggaaccaaatttggtcaagagATGGAAAATTGCTTTCTGTCTGGACTGGTGCTGCACTTCAGCAGGCCATGCGCTGTTCCATCACAGTGTGACCTTATCAAGATCTTTAGCCAATACGGTCCTGTCAATGAAGTGAAGGCAGATGTTGCAAACAGTGCCAGCTCTGCCCAGGTGATCTTCAAGAGGCGCATGGATGCTGAGGCAGCGTTTGCAGGTGCTGGGAAGATCAGTGCCCTTGGACCTGCCCTTGTGAGCTTTCGTCTCACTGACTTCCCAGCTAGTGCTTCAGGAAATAAAGCTTCCCATGTTGCATCAAAGAGCGAATAG